A stretch of the Rosa rugosa chromosome 5, drRosRugo1.1, whole genome shotgun sequence genome encodes the following:
- the LOC133710825 gene encoding (R)-mandelonitrile lyase-like, which yields MVMGLSLHLLLLCVHSVICSSGQTFPYVTSDVQEVSGRFFDYIVVGGGTAGCPLAATLSEKFSVLLVERGGSPYGDPFILESKYYGFSLLRTDEYTSAAQSFVSKDGVSNFRGRVLGGSSAINGGFYGRASKDFVKKVGWDNEEVRDAYEWVESRIISKPDHLTPWSHAAAFSFLEAGIFPYNGFSLEHIQGTKIVGSSFDNQGRRHLPADLLQAGNPSKITVLLNATVDKVIFQRTRTRDEKIAGGIRFIKSDGSSNQTYEAYLNQPDNSGSWGDVILAAGALGSPQILLLSGIGPQQHLNNFEIPLLLNLKGVGEEMQDNPAIAILVDSKPQNRTPEPAKVAGIADHFKIIIEAGIAPISFNATIVRITGKIAFPESVGKLELNSTDPRANPSVTFNYLSSEKDLAQCVKLTQLLELALRSKSIASFLGSNEHRNKPMPTKDELQKLCKTTVRTFYHYHGGCTMGSVVDKNYRVYGVKGLRVIDGSTLLESPGTNPMATLLMLGRYQGLKILKHRKGASFNSPRT from the exons ATGGTGATGGGGCTTTCATTGCATCTGTTGCTTCTATGTGTTCACTCGGTTATATGTTCTTCAGGGCAAACATTCCCCTATGTGACTTCAGATGTCCAAGAAGTCTCCGGTAGGTTCTTCGACTACATTGTGGTTGGAGGAGGCACTGCCGGCTGCCCCCTAGCTGCAACCTTGTCTGAGAAATTCTCAGTGCTGTTGGTGGAACGAGGTGGCTCGCCTTATGGAGATCCCTTCATCCTAGAGTCGAAGTACTACGGATTCTCATTGCTCCGAACGGATGAATATACATCAGCTGCACAAAGCTTTGTCTCGAAAGATGGTGTCAGCAATTTCAGAGGAAGAGTGCTAGGAGGATCATCTGCTATCAATGGTGGGTTTTACGGCAGAGCAAGTAAGGATTTTGTCAAAAAGGTTGGTTGGGATAATGAGGAAGTAAGGGATGCTTATGAATGGGTGGAATCTAGAATCATCTCTAAACCTGATCATTTGACTCCATGGTCGCATGCTGCTGCGTTTAGCTTTCTTGAAGCTGGAATTTTCCCTTATAATGGTTTCAGTTTGGAGCATATTCAGGGAACAAAGATTGTTGGGAGTTCGTTCGATAACCAGGGAAGAAGACACTTACCAGCTGATCTTCTACAGGCAGGAAATCCAAGCAAGATCACGGTTCTCTTAAATGCAACTGTAGACAAAGTTATCTTTCAAAGAACTC GTACCAGAGATGAGAAGATAGCTGGAGGTATAAGATTCATCAAGAGTGATGGCAGCTCAAACCAGACTTATGAAGCTTACCTCAACCAGCCAGACAACTCAGGTTCATGGGGTGATGTGATACTAGCAGCAGGAGCTTTAGGCAGCCCTCAGATTTTGTTATTAAGTGGCATTGGCCCTCAACAACACCTAAACAACTTTGAAATCCCGCTCCTACTCAACTTGAAGGGAGTAGGAGAAGAAATGCAAGACAATCCGGCTATTGCAATCTTAGTTGACTCCAAGCCACAAAATCGAACACCAGAACCTGCCAAAGTTGCTGGTATAGCAGATCACTTCAAAATCATAATTGAGGCAGGAATTGCACCTATTAGCTTCAATGCAACAATAGTTCGCATTACTGGCAAAATTGCCTTCCCAGAATCCGTAGGAAAGCTTGAACTCAACAGCACTGACCCAAGAGCAAACCCATCAGTGACATTCAACTACCTATCAAGCGAGAAAGACTTGGCACAATGTGTGAAGCTGACCCAGCTGCTTGAGCTAGCTTTAAGGTCCAAATCAATTGCTTCCTTCCTGGGTTCGAATGAACACCGAAACAAGCCGATGCCTACTAAAGACGAGCTCCAGAAACTCTGCAAGACGACTGTCAGAACCTTCTACCACTACCATGGTGGTTGCACTATGGGGTCAGTGGTCGACAAGAATTATAGGGTTTACGGTGTTAAAGGCTTGAGAGTGATTGATGGGTCAACCTTGCTGGAATCACCAGGCACAAACCCAATGGCCACTCTGCTAATGCTTGGAAGATACCAAGGGCTCAAAATTCTTAAACACAGAAAAGGTGCTTCCTTTAACAGTCCCAGAACCTGA